In Nocardioides sp. zg-1228, a single window of DNA contains:
- a CDS encoding LCP family protein — MADRPQGSGVPEKGTPEYDWLYGSQSSTPPSDATQRMEAQQPSRARADETRVMPVARREARGSGGSPPGPARTPAAAPAPRPKRRRWRPRLAMIPLVLVLLLVYLLGIPLYQWTRIEKVDAIPAGDRPADQPGTNYLIVGSDKADDLSDAQRKALQTGPRGGTNTDTIIVLHTGPGGRTMMSIPRDTLAEIPGHGTQMINAAFAIDGPPLLVATVEQLTGIHVDHYVELGFGSVINTVDAFGGVEICPTQDMKDPMARLDISKGCQEVDGLTALAYSRSRHVTALSDLDRVARQREVISALGDEALSPWTFLNPVRYWRITDAAADAIRIDEEMNPLDLGRFALAMTGKSQTCTMPNLPAPSDPNRIIADPDRAPALFDAIIEGTSVPQQACTPTGRARS; from the coding sequence ATGGCTGATCGTCCGCAGGGCTCCGGGGTGCCCGAGAAGGGAACACCCGAGTACGACTGGCTCTACGGGAGCCAGTCGTCCACGCCGCCGAGCGACGCCACGCAGCGGATGGAGGCGCAGCAGCCCTCGCGGGCCCGCGCCGACGAGACCCGGGTGATGCCGGTGGCGCGTCGTGAGGCACGCGGCTCGGGCGGCTCACCCCCCGGCCCGGCGCGAACGCCCGCCGCGGCCCCGGCGCCGCGGCCGAAGCGGCGCCGCTGGCGCCCGCGCCTCGCGATGATCCCCCTCGTGCTGGTCCTGCTGCTGGTCTACCTGCTCGGCATCCCGCTCTACCAGTGGACCCGGATCGAGAAGGTCGACGCGATCCCCGCCGGCGACCGGCCCGCCGACCAGCCCGGCACCAACTACCTCATCGTCGGCTCCGACAAGGCCGACGACCTCTCCGACGCGCAGCGCAAGGCGCTGCAGACGGGCCCGCGCGGCGGCACCAACACCGACACGATCATCGTGCTGCACACCGGCCCGGGCGGTCGCACGATGATGTCGATCCCGCGCGACACCCTCGCCGAGATCCCCGGCCACGGCACGCAGATGATCAACGCCGCCTTCGCGATCGACGGCCCGCCGCTGCTGGTGGCCACCGTGGAGCAGCTGACCGGCATCCACGTCGACCACTACGTCGAGCTCGGCTTCGGCAGCGTCATCAACACCGTCGACGCCTTCGGCGGGGTCGAGATCTGCCCGACGCAGGACATGAAGGACCCGATGGCCCGCCTCGACATCTCCAAGGGCTGCCAGGAGGTCGACGGCCTGACCGCGCTCGCCTACTCACGCTCGCGCCACGTCACCGCGCTCAGCGACCTCGACCGGGTCGCCCGGCAGCGCGAGGTGATCAGCGCGCTGGGCGACGAGGCGCTCTCGCCGTGGACCTTCCTCAACCCCGTGCGCTACTGGCGCATCACCGACGCGGCCGCCGACGCGATCCGGATCGACGAGGAGATGAACCCCCTCGACCTCGGCCGGTTCGCCCTCGCCATGACCGGCAAGAGCCAGACCTGCACGATGCCCAACCTGCCCGCGCCCAGCGACCCCAACCGCATCATCGCCGACCCCGACCGGGCCCCCGCCCTCTTCGACGCGATCATCGAGGGCACGTCGGTGCCCCAGCAGGCCTGCACACCGACCGGTCGCGCGCGCTCGTAG
- a CDS encoding acyl-CoA thioesterase: MSERIERAVPGAARPTSYSRVSLGIMAHASEANLLGNVHGGEIMKLADSTAGAVAHRHSGGPAVTAAMDEMTFLAPVHVGDIIKTYAQVNWAGTSSMEIGVRVEAQPWGNAGDEPVHVASAYFVFVAIDEDGHPRPVPPLETETPSDVRRQREAEIRRAHRLARKAEIDEGRED; this comes from the coding sequence ATGAGCGAGCGCATCGAGCGAGCGGTCCCCGGCGCGGCGCGACCCACCTCCTACAGCCGCGTCAGCCTCGGCATCATGGCCCACGCGAGCGAGGCCAACCTGCTGGGCAACGTCCACGGCGGGGAGATCATGAAGCTCGCCGACTCCACCGCGGGGGCCGTCGCGCACCGGCACAGCGGGGGGCCGGCGGTCACGGCCGCGATGGACGAGATGACCTTCCTGGCCCCGGTGCACGTCGGCGACATCATCAAGACCTATGCGCAGGTCAACTGGGCCGGCACGTCGTCGATGGAGATCGGCGTGCGCGTCGAGGCGCAGCCGTGGGGCAACGCCGGCGACGAGCCGGTCCACGTCGCCAGCGCCTACTTCGTCTTCGTCGCCATCGACGAGGACGGGCACCCACGTCCCGTGCCGCCGCTGGAGACCGAGACGCCCAGCGACGTACGACGTCAGCGGGAGGCCGAGATCCGGCGCGCGCACCGGCTGGCCCGCAAGGCCGAGATCGACGAGGGCCGCGAGGACTGA
- a CDS encoding LCP family protein yields MPPATPSGSPQPRFTTLDRAQRVRFRRAVTLMLMTLVLPGSAQLVSGNRRVGRIAMWTWLVLLVAGVLGAVTAYFWHGLAFSAGTSTTFLQLLRLVLMALAVGWAYLLVDAWRLGQPLTLQRQHRLAVVGVNGFLCFSVAGALLFGAHMVGVQRQFMISMFGEGSAVGASHGRYNVLLLGGDSGAGRWGLRPDAMTVASIDAETGKTVLISLPRNMQNFPFAEGSVMDEQFPDGFDVEGMYLNGLATWALDHAELFKGSKNPGVDATVQGVEGITGLDINYWAMVNLEGFKDLVDAVGGVELNVRQPIPVGLPHEKTFHYIEPGKRTLDGHDTLWFARAREGSDDYSRMARQKCVMSAMLQQVSPQAALRNFEAIAGASSAMVSTDLPRGEVDRFVDLALKAKSQKIATLSLVPPMINTADPDIELVHAKVAAAIAKAEGRAPASPTQPDPADDSDTAEAAPAGGDAGGPEEPTGDEPAADTEPAETEPAETVTPTPPPAVTGGSLGSLSTGYAANQSEDLGAVC; encoded by the coding sequence ATGCCGCCCGCCACCCCCTCCGGGTCGCCGCAGCCGCGATTCACCACGCTCGACCGCGCCCAGCGCGTGCGGTTCCGACGCGCAGTGACGCTCATGCTGATGACGCTGGTCCTGCCGGGGTCGGCCCAGCTCGTGTCCGGCAACCGCCGGGTGGGTCGCATCGCGATGTGGACCTGGCTCGTGCTGCTGGTCGCAGGCGTGCTCGGGGCGGTGACGGCGTACTTCTGGCACGGGCTCGCGTTCAGCGCCGGCACCAGCACCACCTTCCTCCAGCTGCTGCGCCTGGTCCTGATGGCGCTGGCCGTCGGGTGGGCCTACCTGCTCGTCGACGCGTGGCGCCTGGGCCAGCCGCTGACGCTGCAGCGCCAGCACCGCCTCGCCGTCGTCGGCGTCAACGGCTTCCTGTGCTTCAGCGTCGCCGGGGCGCTGCTCTTCGGTGCCCACATGGTGGGCGTCCAGCGCCAGTTCATGATCTCGATGTTCGGCGAGGGCTCGGCCGTCGGCGCCAGCCACGGCCGTTACAACGTCCTGCTGCTGGGCGGCGACTCCGGCGCCGGGCGCTGGGGCCTTCGCCCCGACGCGATGACGGTGGCCAGCATCGACGCCGAGACCGGCAAGACCGTCCTGATCTCCCTGCCCCGCAACATGCAGAACTTCCCCTTCGCCGAGGGCTCGGTGATGGACGAGCAGTTCCCCGACGGCTTCGACGTGGAGGGGATGTACCTCAACGGCCTCGCGACGTGGGCGCTCGACCACGCCGAGCTGTTCAAGGGCTCGAAGAACCCGGGCGTCGACGCCACCGTCCAGGGTGTCGAGGGGATCACCGGCCTCGACATCAACTACTGGGCGATGGTCAACCTCGAGGGCTTCAAGGACCTGGTCGACGCGGTCGGCGGCGTCGAGCTCAACGTCCGCCAGCCGATCCCGGTCGGCCTGCCGCACGAGAAGACCTTCCACTACATCGAGCCCGGAAAGCGCACGCTCGACGGGCACGACACGCTCTGGTTCGCCCGGGCGCGCGAGGGCTCGGACGACTACTCGCGCATGGCGCGGCAGAAGTGCGTGATGAGCGCGATGCTGCAGCAGGTCAGCCCGCAGGCGGCCCTGCGCAACTTCGAGGCGATCGCCGGGGCCAGCTCGGCGATGGTCTCCACCGACCTCCCGCGCGGGGAGGTCGACCGGTTCGTCGACCTCGCGCTCAAGGCGAAGAGCCAGAAGATCGCCACCCTCTCGCTGGTGCCGCCGATGATCAACACCGCCGACCCGGACATCGAGCTGGTCCACGCCAAGGTCGCCGCCGCGATCGCCAAGGCCGAGGGCCGGGCACCGGCGAGCCCGACCCAGCCGGACCCCGCCGACGACTCCGACACCGCCGAGGCCGCCCCCGCGGGCGGCGACGCCGGGGGCCCGGAAGAGCCGACCGGGGACGAGCCGGCCGCCGACACCGAGCCCGCCGAGACCGAGCCCGCCGAGACGGTGACCCCGACCCCGCCGCCGGCCGTCACCGGCGGGTCCCTCGGCTCGCTGTCGACCGGCTACGCCGCCAACCAGTCGGAGGACCTGGGCGCGGTTTGCTGA
- a CDS encoding glycosyltransferase — protein MTTGPLPRIVAVVVTFNRLPLLERLVARLGQVDGVAEVLVVDNASTDGTGEWLAARPTTGEIPLSARTLTTNRGGAGGFHDGLAWAIDRDADLVWLMDDDGLPDLDCLDHLLDQAGNLDFWGPLVVDEADPERLVFPIRLPGGTRVVHAVDDVRRAARADRIDGIVIPFNGVLVTKELVDRIGLPREEFFIWGDDHEYRLRAEESGARVATVVTATVRHPSVGNLGTPMMFGRTTYNDSPSDLKHYCMARNNLVNLRDYRGPLHALAFVVKTAWFYTFTRPSLSRLRLSASAMRAGIAGDFDGHRRFLS, from the coding sequence GTGACCACCGGACCGCTGCCTCGCATCGTCGCGGTCGTGGTCACCTTCAACCGCCTGCCGCTGCTCGAGCGGCTCGTCGCGCGGCTCGGCCAGGTCGACGGGGTGGCCGAGGTGCTGGTGGTCGACAACGCCTCCACCGACGGCACGGGGGAGTGGCTCGCCGCCCGTCCCACCACCGGCGAGATCCCGCTGAGCGCGCGCACGCTGACGACCAACCGCGGCGGCGCCGGCGGCTTCCACGACGGCCTGGCGTGGGCGATCGACCGCGACGCCGACCTGGTCTGGCTGATGGACGACGACGGCCTGCCCGACCTCGACTGCCTCGACCACCTGCTGGACCAGGCGGGCAACCTCGACTTCTGGGGCCCGCTCGTGGTCGACGAGGCCGACCCCGAGCGCCTGGTGTTCCCGATCCGGCTGCCCGGCGGCACCCGCGTCGTGCACGCCGTCGACGACGTCCGCCGCGCCGCGCGGGCCGACCGCATCGACGGGATCGTCATCCCCTTCAACGGCGTCCTGGTGACCAAGGAGCTCGTCGACCGGATCGGCCTGCCCCGCGAGGAGTTCTTCATCTGGGGCGACGACCACGAGTACCGCCTGCGCGCCGAGGAGTCGGGTGCCCGGGTGGCCACGGTCGTCACCGCCACGGTCCGCCACCCCAGCGTCGGCAACCTCGGCACCCCGATGATGTTCGGTCGCACGACCTACAACGACTCGCCGAGCGACCTCAAGCACTACTGCATGGCCCGCAACAACCTGGTCAACCTGCGCGACTACCGCGGGCCCCTCCACGCGCTGGCGTTCGTGGTGAAGACGGCGTGGTTCTACACCTTCACCCGGCCCAGCCTGTCGCGGCTGCGGCTCAGCGCCTCGGCGATGCGCGCGGGCATCGCCGGCGACTTCGACGGCCACCGGAGGTTCTTGTCGTGA
- a CDS encoding glycosyltransferase family 2 protein, which translates to MTTPAAPETVAVVVVTYNRADLLVGMLDGLAAQTRRPDAVIVVDNASTDHTREVLQARTDLPLHVTHSDDNLGGAGGFHLGVRAAYDAGWDRVWLMDDDVVPAPGCLEALMAVDEDCLIAVREDRTGALVEKAAVDFDLRNPLAIKPKRASVDSTYADRASMPELVEVHNVAFEGFMARRRVIEEIGFPDPSFFIFYDDAEYAVRARRAGHRIWAVRDAVLVRQLDFNQQHDLSGWKGFYMYRNLFVVHLRHGENVLVRLKPWLITAVVVLLSPVRGGRAEARNVTRAMASARGMRRLTASARPPR; encoded by the coding sequence GTGACCACCCCGGCCGCACCGGAGACAGTGGCGGTCGTCGTGGTCACCTACAACCGCGCCGACCTGCTCGTCGGGATGCTCGACGGCCTGGCCGCCCAGACACGGCGTCCCGACGCCGTCATCGTGGTCGACAACGCCAGCACCGACCACACCCGCGAGGTGCTGCAGGCGCGCACCGACCTCCCGCTCCACGTCACCCACAGCGACGACAACCTCGGCGGGGCCGGCGGCTTCCACCTCGGGGTGCGGGCGGCGTACGACGCGGGCTGGGACCGCGTGTGGCTGATGGACGACGACGTCGTGCCCGCCCCCGGCTGTCTCGAGGCGCTGATGGCCGTGGACGAGGACTGCCTGATCGCGGTCCGCGAGGACCGCACCGGGGCCCTGGTCGAGAAGGCCGCCGTCGACTTCGACCTGCGCAACCCGCTCGCCATCAAGCCCAAGCGCGCCTCGGTCGACAGCACCTACGCCGACCGCGCGTCGATGCCCGAGCTGGTCGAGGTCCACAACGTGGCCTTCGAGGGCTTCATGGCGCGGCGCCGGGTGATCGAGGAGATCGGGTTCCCCGACCCGTCGTTCTTCATCTTCTACGACGACGCCGAGTACGCCGTGCGTGCACGCCGCGCGGGCCACCGCATCTGGGCGGTCCGCGACGCCGTGCTGGTGCGCCAGCTCGACTTCAACCAGCAGCACGACCTGTCGGGCTGGAAGGGCTTCTACATGTACCGCAACCTCTTCGTGGTGCACCTGCGCCACGGGGAGAACGTCCTCGTGCGGCTCAAGCCCTGGCTGATCACGGCCGTGGTCGTGCTGCTCAGCCCGGTGCGCGGCGGCCGGGCCGAGGCCCGCAACGTGACCCGCGCCATGGCGTCCGCGCGAGGCATGCGCCGCCTGACGGCCTCCGCCCGCCCCCCTCGATAG
- the glf gene encoding UDP-galactopyranose mutase, whose protein sequence is MSQGPTTDTAPRPDLVIVGAGLFGLTIAERCAEELGLRVLILERRHHIGGNAYSERDPETNVEVHKYGAHLFHTSNERVWEYANRFTSFTDYRHRVFGKYQGQVYSLPMNLALINQFFARSHTPDEARALIAEQSSEMATEDASNLEEKAISLIGRPLYEAFIKGYTAKQWQTDPTELSADIITRLPVRYTFENGWFSDTYEGLPVDGYTAWMTRMADHPNIEVRLETDFFEVADDYRGTVPIVYTGPVDEYFGNSEGRLSWRTVDLEESVVDTDDFQGTGVINYNDQDVPFTRIIEFKHFHPEREKTHLPGKSVIVHEYSRFAEEGDEPYYPVNTADDRAKLLKYRELAKAEPMVLFGGRLGTYKYLDMHMAIGSALSMYDNKLKPHFTEGAELTSGGIDA, encoded by the coding sequence TTGTCCCAGGGCCCCACCACAGACACCGCACCGCGTCCCGACCTCGTCATCGTCGGCGCCGGGCTGTTCGGTCTCACGATCGCCGAGCGGTGCGCCGAGGAGCTCGGCCTCCGCGTGCTCATCCTCGAGCGTCGCCACCACATCGGCGGCAACGCCTACTCCGAGCGTGACCCGGAGACCAACGTCGAGGTGCACAAGTACGGTGCGCACCTGTTCCACACCTCCAACGAGCGGGTCTGGGAGTACGCCAACCGGTTCACCTCCTTCACCGACTACCGGCACCGGGTCTTCGGCAAGTACCAGGGGCAGGTCTACTCCCTGCCGATGAACCTCGCGCTCATCAACCAGTTCTTCGCCCGCTCGCACACCCCCGACGAGGCCCGCGCGCTGATCGCCGAGCAGTCCAGCGAGATGGCCACCGAGGACGCCTCCAACCTCGAGGAGAAGGCGATCAGCCTGATCGGCCGCCCGCTCTACGAGGCGTTCATCAAGGGCTACACCGCCAAGCAGTGGCAGACCGACCCCACCGAGCTCAGCGCCGACATCATCACCCGGCTCCCGGTGCGCTACACGTTCGAGAACGGGTGGTTCAGCGACACCTACGAGGGACTGCCCGTCGACGGCTACACCGCGTGGATGACCCGTATGGCCGACCACCCCAACATCGAGGTGCGCCTCGAGACCGACTTCTTCGAGGTCGCCGACGATTACCGCGGCACGGTCCCGATCGTCTACACCGGGCCCGTCGACGAGTACTTCGGCAACTCCGAGGGCCGCCTGTCGTGGCGCACCGTCGACCTCGAGGAGAGCGTCGTGGACACCGACGACTTCCAGGGCACCGGCGTGATCAACTACAACGACCAGGACGTCCCCTTCACCCGGATCATCGAGTTCAAGCACTTCCACCCCGAGCGGGAGAAGACCCACCTGCCCGGCAAGAGCGTGATCGTCCACGAGTACAGCCGCTTCGCCGAGGAGGGTGACGAGCCCTACTACCCGGTCAACACCGCCGACGACCGCGCCAAGCTGCTCAAGTACCGCGAGCTCGCCAAGGCCGAGCCGATGGTGCTGTTCGGCGGCCGGCTCGGCACCTACAAGTACCTCGACATGCACATGGCCATCGGGTCGGCGCTGTCGATGTACGACAACAAGCTCAAGCCGCACTTCACCGAGGGCGCCGAGCTCACCAGCGGAGGCATCGACGCATGA
- a CDS encoding glycosyltransferase, with product MSTTTPATTPGTSTPGTHAAATVTRLLQRQILPVDKNTEVFPLYVDLEEAKLDTDRHAVGGDKAAKDLNNAAIRQSTSTGKKLHPDQIRSRTELRLRPSQPLSFGTYFNAFPASYWRRHTVVTDVDLTVDVVGAGTVVTVYKSMARGHAQRIESAVVAGEGPDARARLSFALTLKPFVDGGWYWYDVVAGDHGASIEGAEWTAQVPADRAEHGTVDLCITTMLPDMSAQLLGQLGAAEELHPYLDTVMVMDQGKQKVTDSPYFPEAERGLGDMLRVIVQGNLGGSGGYARGQLESVRKGTATYAMMMDDDVVCEPEGIIRAVTFGDLAKRPTIVGGHMFNLYNRAELHSFGEIVQPWRFWWQTRLDGYSQWDFAARNLRSARWLHKRADVDFNGWFMCLIPRVVLEEIGLSLPIFIKWDDSEFGLRAKEAGYPTVSFPGAAVWHVPWTDKNDGVDWQSYFHHRNRIIAALLHSPYERGGRMVRESLNHQVKHLASLQYSTAELRHLAMEDVLRGPHALHGELATKLADINAFRAQFSDAQLHADRDDLPPVRREKPPKKGKSDIEIPGRKATLLAAGLAPLRQLRPVRRMAEDYPEAELTAMDASWYNLARYDSAVVSMNDGSSVALYRRDPSRYRDLLRRTIEIHRRFHREWPALAQQYREALGEITSPEAWEKTFAPWTDPAEGPAGGPSGTPE from the coding sequence ATGAGCACCACCACACCCGCCACCACACCCGGCACCAGCACACCCGGCACGCACGCGGCCGCGACCGTCACCCGGCTGCTGCAGCGCCAGATCCTGCCGGTCGACAAGAACACCGAGGTGTTCCCGCTCTACGTCGACCTCGAGGAGGCCAAGCTCGACACCGACCGGCACGCCGTCGGTGGCGACAAGGCCGCCAAGGACCTCAACAACGCGGCGATCCGCCAGTCCACCTCGACCGGCAAGAAGCTGCACCCTGACCAGATCCGCTCGCGCACCGAGCTGCGGCTGCGGCCCTCGCAGCCGCTGTCGTTCGGCACCTACTTCAACGCCTTCCCCGCCTCCTACTGGCGCCGGCACACCGTCGTCACCGACGTCGACCTCACCGTCGACGTCGTCGGCGCCGGCACCGTCGTGACCGTCTACAAGTCGATGGCGCGCGGCCACGCCCAGCGCATCGAGTCCGCCGTCGTGGCGGGCGAGGGCCCAGACGCGCGCGCCAGGCTCTCGTTCGCGCTGACGCTCAAGCCCTTCGTCGACGGCGGGTGGTACTGGTACGACGTCGTCGCCGGCGACCACGGCGCGAGCATCGAGGGCGCCGAGTGGACGGCGCAGGTGCCGGCCGACCGCGCCGAGCATGGCACCGTCGACCTCTGCATCACCACGATGCTGCCCGACATGAGCGCCCAGCTGCTCGGCCAGCTCGGCGCGGCCGAGGAGCTGCACCCCTACCTCGACACCGTGATGGTCATGGACCAGGGCAAGCAGAAGGTCACCGACAGCCCCTACTTCCCCGAGGCCGAGCGCGGCCTGGGCGACATGCTGCGGGTGATCGTGCAGGGCAACCTCGGGGGGTCGGGCGGCTACGCCCGCGGCCAGCTGGAGAGCGTCCGCAAGGGCACCGCGACCTACGCGATGATGATGGACGACGACGTCGTCTGCGAGCCCGAGGGCATCATCCGGGCGGTCACGTTCGGCGACCTGGCCAAGCGGCCGACCATCGTCGGCGGCCACATGTTCAACCTCTACAACCGCGCCGAGCTGCACTCCTTCGGCGAGATCGTCCAGCCGTGGCGCTTCTGGTGGCAGACCCGCCTCGACGGCTACAGCCAGTGGGACTTCGCCGCCCGCAACCTGCGCTCCGCGCGCTGGCTGCACAAGCGCGCCGACGTCGACTTCAACGGCTGGTTCATGTGCCTGATCCCGCGCGTCGTGCTCGAGGAGATCGGCCTCTCCCTGCCGATCTTCATCAAGTGGGACGACTCCGAGTTCGGGCTGCGCGCCAAGGAGGCGGGCTACCCGACGGTGTCCTTCCCCGGTGCGGCGGTCTGGCACGTGCCGTGGACCGACAAGAACGACGGCGTCGACTGGCAGTCCTACTTCCACCACCGCAACCGGATCATCGCGGCGCTGCTGCACTCGCCCTACGAGCGCGGCGGCCGGATGGTGCGCGAGAGCCTCAACCACCAGGTCAAGCACCTCGCCTCCCTGCAGTACTCCACCGCCGAGCTGCGCCACCTCGCCATGGAGGACGTGCTGCGCGGGCCCCACGCCCTGCACGGCGAGCTGGCCACCAAGCTCGCCGACATCAACGCGTTCCGGGCGCAGTTCTCCGACGCCCAGCTCCACGCCGACCGCGACGACCTGCCCCCGGTGCGCCGCGAGAAGCCGCCCAAGAAGGGCAAGTCCGACATCGAGATCCCCGGCCGCAAGGCCACGCTGCTGGCCGCGGGGCTCGCCCCGCTGCGCCAGCTGCGGCCGGTGCGGAGGATGGCCGAGGACTACCCCGAGGCCGAGCTCACCGCGATGGACGCCAGCTGGTACAACCTCGCCCGCTATGACTCGGCCGTGGTCTCGATGAACGACGGCTCCTCCGTCGCGCTCTACCGGCGCGACCCGTCGCGCTACCGCGACCTGCTGCGACGCACGATCGAGATCCACCGGCGCTTCCACCGCGAGTGGCCGGCCCTCGCCCAGCAGTACCGCGAGGCGCTCGGCGAGATCACGTCCCCGGAGGCGTGGGAGAAGACCTTCGCGCCCTGGACCGACCCGGCAGAGGGCCCCGCGGGCGGCCCGTCGGGCACGCCCGAGTGA
- a CDS encoding ABC transporter permease, with product MSATASGPARRTTGELEALPLAPPAATGLGEVVRRRYLLGMLVRNTIKSRYQGTVLGWLWSYLQPAIRFCMFYFLFQVMIGRGAGMENFAIHLFAGMVIVHFFTETFNGGTQSLVQNRSLITKLPVPREMFPVARMLVAGWHTVPMIVILVIPCLFLGWRPDLVGMAAALLGFSLAAALGLALGLLFSVGNVFMRDIGKVAQTLTQFVTFSVPMMYPFTLVQERFGEPIASYYLLNPMAEAVLLIQRGFWIGTTSDPDATAAAHLPDHLFTRGLVMTGLSLVLLVLAQRIFARLESKVPERL from the coding sequence GTGAGCGCCACCGCCTCCGGCCCGGCCCGGCGCACCACGGGCGAGCTCGAGGCCCTGCCGCTGGCTCCGCCTGCCGCGACGGGCCTCGGCGAGGTCGTGCGCCGGCGCTACCTGCTCGGCATGCTGGTGCGCAACACCATCAAGTCGCGCTACCAGGGCACCGTGCTCGGGTGGCTGTGGAGCTACCTCCAGCCGGCCATCCGGTTCTGCATGTTCTACTTCCTGTTCCAGGTCATGATCGGCCGTGGCGCGGGGATGGAGAACTTCGCCATCCATCTCTTCGCCGGCATGGTGATCGTCCACTTCTTCACCGAGACGTTCAACGGCGGCACCCAGTCGCTGGTGCAGAACCGCTCGCTGATCACCAAGCTCCCCGTGCCGCGCGAGATGTTCCCGGTGGCCCGCATGCTCGTCGCCGGGTGGCACACGGTGCCGATGATCGTGATCCTGGTCATCCCGTGCCTCTTCCTCGGCTGGCGTCCCGACCTGGTGGGGATGGCGGCCGCCCTTCTCGGCTTCAGCCTGGCCGCCGCGCTCGGGCTGGCGCTGGGCCTGCTGTTCAGCGTCGGCAACGTCTTCATGCGCGACATCGGCAAGGTCGCCCAGACCCTCACCCAGTTCGTCACCTTCAGCGTGCCGATGATGTACCCCTTCACGCTCGTCCAGGAGCGCTTCGGCGAGCCGATCGCGAGCTACTACCTCCTCAACCCGATGGCCGAGGCGGTGCTGCTCATCCAGCGCGGCTTCTGGATCGGCACCACCAGCGACCCCGACGCGACGGCGGCCGCGCACCTGCCCGACCACCTGTTCACCCGCGGGCTCGTCATGACGGGCCTCTCGCTCGTGCTGCTCGTGCTGGCCCAGCGGATCTTCGCGCGCCTCGAGTCCAAGGTCCCGGAGCGCTTGTGA
- a CDS encoding ABC transporter ATP-binding protein yields the protein MTTMIQVENATKAFTLSYQRSLKQTVLAKVRGRKTHDTFNAVDDVSFTVREGESVGLMGLNGSGKSTLLKLISGVMRPDSGSVLTRGRIAGLIATGTGFDNNLSGRENLYLNAAILGMSRAETDRKFDEIVDFADLGKFLDTDVAYYSSGMKARLGFSVAVNVDADIFIADEALAVGDRPFKRKCKKRMDQIVKSGVTMFYVSHAPGSVRNLCDRVLVMENGRLGFDGDVEEGIRYLHYDESDDDSGEDDGLGADI from the coding sequence ATGACGACCATGATCCAGGTGGAGAACGCCACCAAGGCCTTCACGCTGTCCTACCAGCGCTCCCTCAAGCAGACCGTGCTGGCCAAGGTCCGCGGCCGCAAGACCCACGACACGTTCAACGCCGTCGACGACGTCAGCTTCACCGTGCGCGAGGGGGAGTCGGTCGGCCTGATGGGGCTCAACGGCTCCGGCAAGTCGACGCTGCTCAAGCTCATCAGCGGCGTGATGCGGCCCGACTCCGGCTCGGTGCTCACCCGCGGCCGCATCGCCGGCCTGATCGCCACCGGCACCGGCTTCGACAACAACCTCAGCGGCCGGGAGAACCTCTACCTCAACGCCGCCATCCTGGGGATGTCGCGGGCCGAGACCGACCGCAAGTTCGACGAGATCGTCGACTTCGCCGACCTCGGCAAGTTCCTCGACACCGACGTGGCCTACTACAGCTCCGGCATGAAGGCCCGCCTCGGCTTCTCCGTCGCGGTCAACGTCGACGCCGACATCTTCATCGCCGACGAGGCCCTCGCGGTGGGGGACCGGCCGTTCAAGCGCAAGTGCAAGAAGCGCATGGACCAGATCGTGAAGTCGGGCGTGACGATGTTCTACGTCTCCCACGCCCCCGGATCGGTGCGCAACCTCTGCGACCGCGTCCTGGTGATGGAGAACGGGCGGCTCGGCTTCGACGGCGACGTCGAGGAGGGCATCCGCTACCTCCACTACGACGAGAGCGACGACGACTCCGGCGAGGACGACGGCCTCGGCGCCGACATCTGA